In the genome of Melospiza melodia melodia isolate bMelMel2 chromosome 11, bMelMel2.pri, whole genome shotgun sequence, the window GAAATACTGTGAAAAGAAACGTGCTGCTGCACAGCATCTTTCAAAGTAATTGCAAGCAGAACCATAAAATTAATAATCATGTAAGTATACCCAAAGCAAATACACCAGTGAGGATTCATCTGGGGAATTGTGAATaaacaggaggagaaggaataTTATTAACAAGCTGAGACATCAATCATATCTGGCAAACAGCTGTGATGATGACTGACTTTGCAATTAGCGTTTTGGGAAAGGCAAATTTTGGCCTGTTATAAAGAAAACTAagataaataagaaaataagacaGTCTTCATTGACTTTTCATATTATATATCAAATAAAGTAGTTAGTAATGACAAGAGTGGAAACAGACATCCAGCTGGGCTCTGTGGTACTAAGGAACTGCTGGTAGGATTAGTCTGGCAGGGTGGAGGCAACTAAACTTGTGTGTAGGGAAGCAAGTTTGATTATTAGAGTCAGAACTGATGATGTTGTTTAATTTGTTAAGTTTTCCTTATTTGGCAGGTTTGACCATAACAAAGCAGAGAACAGTACAGTGGTACCCTGCTCTTCTGTCATCTGGACACTTCTCAGCAGTGGAACACCACACATCACTCCCCCAGGAGGGACTCCTACTGCTGATTTTAGTAAAAGCCCATGACTGTTTGTGATTCTTGTTTGCCAGGTTCCTTTTGACCGCAGTGATACCAGATTCTACTTCCCACGCCAGACAACTGAGATTACCATCCTTGGCTACCCTGCACCACGGGGACAGATGCCTAAAGGCCAGGAGGAAAGATAAAGATAGATGTTAACAACATCTAATGTGTTAGGTCCTGTTTGTTATCTAGCAAGTCTGGCAGATTTCTAGTGAGAGACAATAGAAAAGAGAAGTTCAATCTGTCCAGATTTACAACCTGACAACAGTGTCACAAATAAACCTATCTGTAAGGCTCTGTATTTGTCTCATTGCTGTTCCTATACCCATCTACACAGATAATCTAAAAAACCACTCTAACATCTCAAAAAGCTTCAGACTTCTTATTTTGACATTGGCAACATGACCCAGAACTCAAGGTCACCAACTTCATCTTAACAGTAGTGGTGGGAAAAGCTGTCAGAATAAAGGGGACAAAGGGCAGACTTCAGCCACCATTCACTGAACAGCTAAATATAAGTTACACATAGTTCTGTGCAAACCACTTAATGCATTCACACAAAACAGGTTTAAGTAGAAAACAATCCTTCAACAAAACAGAcagtaagaaaaaaattaagtgaTAAGGCACTGTTTCCACTGGCTTTTTTTCCTTGCCACTGTAAAACATCCAGCTTGCTCCACAGTTAACTGCTAGGTGACAGCAGAAACACATCTTGCAACACAAAGAAACACAGGAACCCCTTTGGGGAGCACAGTTCTCTTAGCGGGCACGGTTCTTCATTTTCTGCCTTGCTCTCTTTCCAGGTctcttctgcaaaaaaaaaaaaaaaaaaaaaaaaaaacagattcagatttttatttttatgttctcCATCTTTGTTTTAGCTCTATAACTTGGGGAGGATACCAAAGAGAGGGTATTTGTCAGAACGTCTGGACAAGAAGGTTTTGGCACACAGGTAGCAAACAGAACTTTTTAACTCCCTTTCTGATTTTCCTGCTGATACCAAACCACTGTCCCCAACTCTGTTAGTAACTGAATTATGCTTAGCTCCCAAAGACAGGCATCACTTCCTGATGCTGGAGACACATATCATGCACTcatctctccctgccagatatgGCATGGCTTCCAAGCCAACCAGGATCGTTTTCCTGCAACATTTTACTTACATTAAgagcttttttccctccttttcctcctcttcctccttttcctggGCCTTTGTTGTGAGCCACTTTTGCCTGGAAGCTGGATACGTCATTAAAACTCTCCTTTGTGTTCCACTTGGAGCCCTTCTTCTTCCCACCAAAACCAAACTTCTGATTTTTGTATCGTCTTTTGGCATTTGGCCTGAAAAACAACCAACCAGCATCACTGCCTACATTCCTTGTTCCAGAAAGCTCTCAAGACACACAGATATATACTCATGGTATCCCATCAACCACCATAAACCTTCCCCCTCTTAACAAAGATGCAGAAATCACATTTCAGTCTCTGCTCCATTTTGGCCATAGTTTTCTTTAGGGACAGAAAGCCACCTTGGACTTACTTTAACACTAAATAAAACAGTTTTCTTGTTCCCCAAAATTATCCCCTAAAAAGACTGAAAAATCAGACATTCTGTGTTTAACTCTCTCGTTTCTGGTCTCACCCCCTCTTTGGCCGTTGACTTGCATTGCCTTTTTTATTCCCTTGAGATGACGTCTGCTCTTCATCTAGAAAGTCCAGCTTGTCAGAGAGACCTGCAAGAGTGAAGACATCACAGAAAAGACAAATTTTCAGTCTAAGCAAGTAATAGCAACAGGTCATCCTCACTGAAGAACAGCTGCTTGGGAGGCTTTTCACTGCCACAGGCACACAattctgcacagcagcagctttccaaCCTCAAGGCCCAGAACTACAGACACAGTGACCACATCACACTGCCCTACACTGCTCACACACCACTACTGCCCTTACACATTTGTTCTCTTAGACCTTTCTGGTATTTTGTTCTCTTACCTTTCTGGTATTTCTTGACTGCATTCAAcatatttttcttctccttctgtcTCCTCTGCAGAACCTCAACTTGCACCTGAGATTAGAAGCAGAATGTTAGTGTTGTTCCTTGCAGTGTCCCATACTTTTTTTTAAGGTATCctgtgttttgttctgttttccttCAGAGCGGCTAGACAGGAGACTAGACAGATTCTGTGTGTTTTAGCCAGACTCTTGTGGCTGCATTTTTCCAGCCCCCCAGTCAGGCTCCAAATTCTTGTCCCAAATCCTTTTGCACATGTCCCTTTTGTAGCTCCTCACCTTCTTGCCGTATTTTCTCATTGCACGGAGTTGTTTTGCTTTCTCAGACCTTTCCATTGCTTCCTGTTTACTCTTAAGTTTCTGTCGAATCTAATTAGGGAATAGAAAATCAGAATTTATCAgtaacacaaaagaaaaagaaatttataaTTTCTGTACTGATCTATAGCCAAAATCTGGCTAAAAAAGACAAAACTCAcacaagagagaagaaaaagcctTATAATGGGCTCTAATGGAACTGAGAGTATCATGTCAGTCTATTTGGGTGTATCAAAAAGACTTAATAGTTTCTTTCTTGTCATTATTAAAAGTAAAGCACTGAAGAAAAGACAACAGTCctgtagaaaatattttttctgttccCTCCTTGTTCACAAACATTCTTATAAGGATACTGCCTTATGGAGAATTACAAAGATTTCAACACAGATCTTAGTGATTCAGTTTAGTGACTCCAGTAGGAGATAAAAACTGTTCTTCAAATGAAATCAGCAAAAGAAGAGAACAGTAATGTGCAGGATTGACTTAAGCCTTAGTACCAGCTAATTATCATTCTTCAGCTTATCCAGAAAGGTTCCATCAGAAAGCAGAACAGTGACCCAATGATACATGAACCTTCCAACT includes:
- the EBNA1BP2 gene encoding probable rRNA-processing protein EBP2, which gives rise to MAAAVARRGSFSDSGSDSEDSSLSDSELQEAFAKGALKPGLNVVLEEQPKRRNDTDGLKQCLAEFRQQLAWVERLDVTLGPVADPVSQNASTSDAVDPENDFQREMSFYRQAQAAVLEALPRLRKLQVPTRRPDDYFAEMAKSDQQMQKIRQKLKSKQEAMERSEKAKQLRAMRKYGKKVQVEVLQRRQKEKKNMLNAVKKYQKGLSDKLDFLDEEQTSSQGNKKGNASQRPKRGPNAKRRYKNQKFGFGGKKKGSKWNTKESFNDVSSFQAKVAHNKGPGKGGRGGKGGKKALNKRPGKRARQKMKNRAR